Proteins from a genomic interval of Rhodothermales bacterium:
- a CDS encoding cadherin-like domain-containing protein yields MRVLRLVALAAALIVAPAKAQVLDLGSEFVLFVDSTNSAIPDVEPALDVDPDDAGNPVLRLDYGHWASVALAFDEDVGADMTGMLDKTLFLRMRVDTTFASRGPCRADGGNCLSLILFDSFSQLQTREAIHDGTGDAGMRLKWFIPDSLRDGAWHSLAIPLPPATLAELEAQRANLPALAQSWYYTGAFTGTFGIGCCGSSMPTSQDSLWREFDWRRVARIGVHFDWSDQEAGSVYLDDLYIGDALTDVSDWGLAVAVEPSAVSPEDQADDQPASITLRWSGRRGAPHQVQISTDPTFASVDRDMQVSADSLRSENLSAYTTYHWRVRAFGRNQPTAWSAARSFTVGGIGAPSLSAPAEAAVADTQPSFSWTEVSGGISYRLQVATDAAFTSLVVDEAGIPAPPSAGYSLDPGTTYFWRVRAESVAGPGQWSTTGSFSTRQVPPGAPSGRWPVSGTVDVPITTELHWDPATRADSYDFQLSQHASFDSLDASASVTTTSMPLSGLGKGITYHWRVRAVNTGGTSEWVAYWFQTEMEAPPATRTAWPSDGAVETPLRLFLRWDPAYQAQTYRVQVSQSVTFDQVLVDSSGVASDSLRIGPLKPYRVHFWRVMAANRGGESAWSPIASFRTSSNAEPTAVDDLGQVLEDVPAEFAVLNNDTDPEGDALSIASLTSPAFGSASIRNDTRIRYQPALEFSGADSLRYTVSDGRGGEASAWLRITVLPVDDPPPAPDILLPQAGSHVFIEGDPNRLLRVTWNAVQDVDSPEVRYRWEFAALPGMSPVLISRDVGTATMIEVPFGDLAAALTAGGMATATSGTAFHRVVATDGQNLSFGLAAAVSVTRGLMTDVASVELPTEFRAGVAFPNPFGRQVTVPLAVPSAAPVDIRVSDALGRVVWSGERHLSAGHHQVEVPLDTVPSGFYVIDLIWKSGRQAVAVMKAR; encoded by the coding sequence ATGCGAGTCCTCCGTCTCGTCGCGCTTGCGGCGGCGCTGATTGTAGCGCCTGCCAAGGCCCAGGTCCTCGACCTGGGTAGTGAGTTCGTGCTGTTCGTGGATTCCACCAACAGCGCCATTCCGGATGTGGAGCCCGCGCTCGACGTGGATCCCGACGATGCGGGCAATCCGGTCCTGCGCCTCGACTACGGGCACTGGGCCAGCGTGGCCCTGGCGTTCGACGAGGATGTCGGCGCCGATATGACCGGCATGCTCGACAAGACGCTGTTTCTCCGCATGCGGGTCGACACCACGTTTGCATCCCGCGGACCCTGCCGGGCGGACGGCGGCAATTGCCTGTCGCTGATCCTCTTCGATTCGTTCTCCCAGCTCCAGACGCGTGAGGCCATACACGACGGCACGGGCGATGCGGGCATGCGCCTCAAGTGGTTCATTCCCGATTCCCTGCGGGACGGAGCGTGGCACTCGTTGGCCATCCCCCTGCCTCCGGCAACCCTGGCCGAGCTCGAGGCCCAGCGCGCGAACCTTCCCGCGCTGGCGCAGTCCTGGTACTACACCGGGGCCTTCACTGGCACGTTCGGGATCGGGTGCTGCGGATCGAGCATGCCGACTTCGCAGGACTCCCTGTGGCGCGAATTCGACTGGAGGCGTGTGGCCCGCATCGGCGTGCATTTTGACTGGTCCGACCAGGAGGCGGGCTCGGTCTACCTGGACGACCTGTACATCGGAGATGCCCTTACGGACGTGTCGGATTGGGGCCTTGCAGTGGCCGTCGAGCCGAGCGCAGTCTCGCCCGAGGATCAGGCCGACGATCAGCCTGCATCGATCACGCTGCGTTGGAGCGGGCGCCGTGGTGCGCCGCATCAGGTTCAGATTTCCACAGATCCCACCTTCGCCTCCGTGGATCGAGACATGCAGGTTTCTGCGGACTCCCTGCGTTCGGAAAACCTCTCAGCCTACACGACCTACCACTGGCGCGTGCGCGCGTTCGGTCGCAATCAGCCCACGGCATGGAGCGCAGCCCGATCGTTCACGGTCGGCGGCATAGGGGCTCCCTCCCTCTCCGCGCCCGCGGAAGCGGCCGTGGCAGATACCCAGCCCAGCTTCAGCTGGACCGAGGTCAGCGGAGGAATCTCCTATAGACTTCAGGTAGCCACGGATGCGGCATTTACCAGCCTGGTCGTCGACGAGGCCGGCATCCCCGCGCCCCCGTCGGCGGGTTACTCACTCGATCCCGGCACCACCTACTTCTGGCGGGTGCGGGCCGAATCTGTTGCCGGTCCCGGGCAATGGTCCACGACAGGCAGTTTCTCGACACGGCAGGTCCCTCCCGGCGCGCCCTCAGGAAGGTGGCCAGTGTCCGGCACTGTGGATGTGCCCATCACTACGGAACTGCACTGGGACCCCGCCACTCGGGCCGACTCGTACGATTTCCAGCTTTCACAACACGCTTCATTCGACTCCCTGGATGCCTCCGCGTCGGTGACCACCACCAGCATGCCGCTCAGCGGCCTCGGGAAGGGCATCACCTATCACTGGCGCGTCCGGGCGGTCAACACGGGTGGGACCAGTGAGTGGGTGGCCTACTGGTTTCAGACCGAGATGGAAGCGCCGCCGGCGACACGCACGGCCTGGCCGTCGGACGGGGCCGTCGAAACGCCGCTCCGGCTCTTTCTGCGCTGGGATCCAGCCTATCAGGCGCAGACTTATCGCGTGCAGGTTTCCCAGTCGGTCACCTTTGATCAGGTGTTGGTCGACTCGTCCGGCGTTGCGTCCGATTCGCTGCGAATCGGGCCGCTCAAACCCTATCGTGTGCATTTCTGGCGTGTCATGGCGGCCAACCGGGGCGGGGAGAGTGCCTGGAGTCCCATCGCAAGTTTTCGCACGTCATCGAACGCGGAGCCGACCGCCGTGGACGATCTGGGCCAGGTGCTGGAGGACGTGCCGGCAGAGTTCGCGGTGCTCAACAATGACACCGATCCGGAGGGCGATGCGCTCTCCATCGCGTCCCTGACCAGTCCGGCGTTCGGTTCGGCGTCCATCCGGAACGATACGCGTATTCGCTACCAGCCGGCGCTGGAGTTTTCGGGCGCGGATTCGCTGCGCTACACCGTCTCGGACGGGCGCGGTGGTGAGGCGAGTGCGTGGCTGCGTATCACGGTATTGCCCGTCGATGATCCGCCCCCGGCCCCGGACATTTTGCTGCCCCAGGCCGGCTCGCATGTGTTCATCGAGGGTGACCCGAATCGCCTCCTGCGCGTCACCTGGAACGCAGTGCAGGACGTGGACAGCCCGGAGGTGCGGTACCGCTGGGAGTTCGCCGCACTGCCCGGCATGTCACCGGTACTTATTTCGCGCGATGTCGGCACCGCCACCATGATCGAGGTGCCTTTCGGCGACCTGGCAGCGGCCCTGACTGCGGGAGGGATGGCCACGGCCACCTCCGGGACCGCATTTCACCGGGTTGTCGCGACCGACGGACAGAATCTTTCGTTTGGCCTGGCAGCGGCTGTCTCTGTAACGCGGGGTCTCATGACCGATGTCGCCTCGGTGGAGTTGCCAACCGAGTTTCGCGCCGGCGTGGCGTTTCCGAACCCGTTCGGCAGGCAGGTGACCGTGCCGCTGGCCGTCCCGTCCGCTGCTCCCGTGGATATCCGAGTATCCGATGCGCTTGGTCGCGTGGTCTGGAGCGGCGAGCGCCATCTGTCTGCGGGCCATCACCAGGTCGAGGTGCCGCTGGATACCGTTCCAAGCGGTTTCTACGTCATCGACCTGATCTGGAAGAGCGGCCGGCAGGCCGTGGCTGTCATGAAGGCGCGCTGA
- a CDS encoding T9SS type A sorting domain-containing protein, with translation MNYTLLRPVVVALVFLFTAIPVDGQSRRTENRLFKGAERIASKMSTVRYRPDIVVRQARVDEGWQNASQVRSLYDGEDLALRFFDTWNADAEAWEPQQRSQFAVSSGAILSDAEWVMIDGQWRPFSKTDYALSEGLVTAYTDFMFQDGSWIPAEQGTYTLSGELTVGALFRIWDGTSWIDSERVRLEESATGVTETWESAAPGFWVPTERYVYPGRNVADLQTAWLAVQDEMIDLDGLMLSLRLPDYSFDYHDGSAWQPQERQTTDRTYDIPSGALTAEVIVTEEHDGSDWVPTGRSTVEYRVLGSARSLPTALHFESGDGVGGFFPVLTESYDAREDIGKITSATLSVDTPVGVYELEIVRFNWLGLATSVDDPATPVAFQLDQNYPNPFNPQTLIAWSLPAPATVELEVFDALGRRVATLASGPFAAGDHEVTWLADGLPGGVYLYRLTAGSASVTRAMTLLK, from the coding sequence ATGAATTACACCTTGTTACGGCCGGTGGTCGTTGCGCTGGTGTTTCTCTTCACGGCGATCCCGGTAGATGGGCAGTCTCGCCGAACAGAGAACAGGCTGTTCAAAGGCGCCGAGCGCATCGCCTCCAAGATGAGCACGGTCCGCTATCGACCCGATATCGTTGTGCGTCAGGCACGCGTTGACGAGGGGTGGCAGAATGCCTCCCAGGTCCGCAGCCTGTACGACGGCGAAGACCTTGCACTGCGCTTCTTCGACACCTGGAATGCCGACGCGGAAGCCTGGGAGCCTCAGCAGCGCTCACAATTCGCGGTTTCCAGCGGCGCCATTCTTTCGGACGCAGAGTGGGTCATGATCGATGGGCAATGGCGGCCGTTCAGCAAGACGGACTACGCGCTGAGCGAAGGTCTCGTCACAGCCTATACCGACTTCATGTTTCAGGACGGTAGCTGGATACCTGCCGAGCAGGGCACGTACACGCTGAGCGGCGAACTCACCGTCGGTGCGCTCTTCCGCATCTGGGACGGCACCTCATGGATCGATTCCGAGCGCGTGCGCCTGGAGGAGTCGGCCACCGGAGTCACCGAGACCTGGGAGTCCGCGGCGCCCGGGTTCTGGGTTCCGACGGAACGCTATGTCTATCCGGGCAGAAACGTCGCGGACCTTCAGACTGCCTGGCTGGCTGTGCAGGACGAAATGATTGACCTGGACGGTCTGATGCTGTCCCTGCGTTTGCCGGACTACTCGTTTGATTATCACGATGGCTCGGCCTGGCAACCCCAGGAGCGCCAGACCACCGATCGGACCTACGACATCCCATCAGGCGCGCTGACCGCAGAGGTGATCGTTACGGAAGAGCATGACGGCAGCGATTGGGTTCCGACCGGCCGCAGCACGGTGGAATACCGCGTGCTTGGTTCGGCGCGTTCACTGCCTACTGCGTTGCATTTCGAAAGCGGAGACGGAGTCGGCGGATTTTTTCCGGTGCTGACCGAGTCCTATGACGCGCGGGAAGACATCGGCAAAATCACATCCGCCACACTGTCGGTTGACACGCCGGTCGGTGTCTATGAACTGGAGATCGTGCGATTCAACTGGCTGGGCCTGGCCACGAGCGTCGACGATCCCGCCACCCCCGTGGCGTTTCAACTGGACCAGAACTACCCCAACCCATTCAACCCGCAGACCTTGATCGCGTGGAGCCTCCCCGCCCCTGCAACGGTAGAGTTGGAGGTATTTGATGCGCTCGGACGCCGGGTTGCAACGCTTGCATCCGGGCCGTTTGCCGCAGGAGACCATGAAGTCACCTGGCTGGCTGACGGGCTGCCGGGAGGCGTCTATTTGTATCGCCTCACGGCCGGGTCCGCTTCGGTGACGCGAGCGATGACCCTGCTCAAGTAA
- a CDS encoding M23 family metallopeptidase: MRTAPLMIILALAGAQIASAQRSCVENTVCVFARDGQDEITIWVESRLDEAQRVILMPRLLNLVSDRDLPYSAVYEPGTTTKALTLRRLRQNEYVNYELKYYTLPDYLGEMQCSDETACVLARKMDDKVLFYGMNLTDKVISLQFRPTQFENLYADQALPLWKVVPPADTVLLVETYIPRPMEPHNYRFTYRWYNGAIGERHSLDAAYLLPHAVPERPVRKGRSERADERNGVYWYVPDGARVRASRGGIVLGTHQSRQDTGDVYSVTVQHEDGSQAVYRYLDRVDVAVDSTLSTGAILGHAPQFVMLTVQILKPDLSLASVPIRFHMRDGSVRGLRNGEIY, encoded by the coding sequence ATGCGCACCGCCCCCCTCATGATCATACTGGCGCTGGCCGGCGCCCAGATTGCCTCCGCACAGCGCTCGTGCGTGGAAAATACCGTCTGCGTCTTCGCGCGCGACGGGCAGGATGAGATTACCATCTGGGTCGAGTCGCGCCTGGATGAGGCCCAGCGAGTCATTTTGATGCCCAGGCTCCTGAACCTCGTGTCTGACCGTGACCTGCCCTACTCGGCCGTCTACGAGCCCGGAACGACCACCAAGGCGCTGACATTGCGCCGGCTTCGTCAGAATGAGTACGTCAACTACGAGCTGAAGTATTACACCCTGCCGGACTATCTGGGCGAGATGCAATGCTCTGACGAGACAGCCTGCGTGCTTGCCCGGAAGATGGACGACAAAGTGCTGTTCTACGGCATGAACCTGACCGACAAGGTGATCTCCCTGCAGTTTCGGCCGACGCAGTTCGAGAACCTGTATGCCGACCAGGCGCTGCCCCTGTGGAAGGTGGTGCCTCCGGCGGATACGGTGCTGTTGGTCGAGACTTACATCCCCCGGCCGATGGAGCCGCACAACTACCGCTTCACCTACCGCTGGTACAACGGAGCGATCGGGGAGCGGCACAGCCTGGATGCGGCCTACCTGCTCCCGCATGCCGTTCCGGAACGACCCGTGCGCAAGGGTCGGAGTGAACGTGCGGACGAGCGGAACGGCGTGTACTGGTACGTTCCCGACGGAGCCCGGGTGCGCGCGTCACGCGGTGGCATCGTGCTGGGCACGCACCAGTCGCGCCAGGACACCGGCGACGTGTACTCGGTGACCGTGCAACACGAAGACGGCTCCCAGGCCGTCTATCGCTACCTGGACCGGGTGGATGTGGCGGTCGACAGCACCCTCTCCACCGGCGCCATTCTGGGTCATGCGCCCCAGTTCGTCATGTTGACGGTACAGATTCTGAAGCCGGATCTGAGCCTTGCCTCCGTCCCGATACGTTTTCACATGAGAGACGGCTCCGTGCGCGGCCTTCGCAATGGAGAGATCTACTAA
- a CDS encoding RidA family protein yields MTVHHVDGAPAAIGPYCHAISAGGLVFLSGQTPLDPDTMELVGADVAEQTERVLDNIEIVLGGLGLTLQNVVKCTVFLKDMGDFKAMNAVYARRFAGHTPARSAIAVRQNPLDALVEIECIAEAGAASQ; encoded by the coding sequence ATGACAGTTCATCACGTAGACGGTGCTCCGGCCGCCATCGGACCCTACTGCCACGCCATTTCAGCCGGAGGCCTCGTTTTTCTTTCGGGCCAGACCCCGCTGGACCCGGACACCATGGAGCTGGTGGGGGCTGACGTCGCCGAGCAAACCGAGCGGGTTTTGGACAACATCGAGATTGTGCTCGGTGGCCTGGGCCTGACGCTTCAAAACGTGGTCAAGTGCACCGTTTTCCTGAAAGACATGGGCGATTTCAAGGCGATGAACGCCGTCTACGCACGCCGTTTTGCGGGCCACACGCCGGCGCGATCCGCCATTGCGGTTCGGCAGAACCCGCTGGACGCTCTGGTGGAAATCGAATGCATTGCGGAGGCCGGGGCAGCCTCACAATAG
- a CDS encoding GNAT family N-acetyltransferase, protein MTRLETERLILRRMTLDDAPFILDHVNEPSFIENIRDSGVRSLRDAENYLRLGPVASYAKHGFGLMLIERAKDARAMGMCGLLQRDYLEHPDLGFSLDPPFRGKGYVTEAGRAVLAHAFDQPNRQAVLAITSPGNNPSAAVLSRLGFTFDEVMERPEGPVHRYILPRP, encoded by the coding sequence TTGACCAGACTCGAAACGGAGCGACTCATTCTCAGGCGCATGACGCTGGACGACGCTCCGTTCATCCTGGATCACGTCAACGAGCCCTCGTTCATCGAAAACATCCGCGATTCGGGCGTGCGCTCGCTCCGGGACGCTGAAAATTATCTCCGCCTGGGCCCTGTGGCGAGCTATGCCAAGCACGGCTTCGGGCTCATGCTGATTGAGCGGGCGAAAGATGCACGGGCGATGGGCATGTGCGGCTTGCTCCAACGGGACTACCTGGAACACCCGGACCTGGGCTTTTCCCTCGACCCTCCCTTTCGGGGAAAGGGCTACGTCACCGAGGCGGGTCGGGCGGTCCTCGCGCATGCGTTTGATCAACCGAACCGTCAGGCCGTGCTGGCCATCACATCGCCCGGAAACAATCCGTCGGCCGCTGTGCTGTCACGCCTGGGATTCACGTTCGATGAGGTGATGGAACGCCCCGAGGGCCCAGTGCACAGATACATCCTCCCGCGACCATGA
- a CDS encoding carbohydrate binding family 9 domain-containing protein, producing MRPALLVFLAVLTAAPALAQNHATHRWTAVRVEEAPRIDGNLGDAVWQQIEPITEFIQVWPEDGSPATERSEVRIAYDRDNLYFAFKFYDSEPELIRAKNLERGGRNDRDDHAYIALDTYQDGRNAYLFEMNALGTQDDATITDEGLTLDSFSWDAVFRSETVIDDEGWSMEVSIPFRQLRFPKGDEVEFGLMLSRMVNRKNERSLWPAIGLEFGNSFSVLSAVSQYGTLTGIRDVRRGKNIEIKPYVITGAQTNRPDLAFEATESDFTRDFGVDLKYGIRSDLTLDLTVNTDFAQVEADNVQLDLSRFSLFFPEKREFFLERSGLFQHGNPRSTQTFFSRRIGLSDQILTGARLTGQIGRFSVGMLNIETGEDMGDLFGSASANNTVVRARTSLGSRATAGGIVTNLERADGTFNRALGIDAQRRFWGASSLTGWLATVQDSDPSQEDWAGHVALRVGNDTYGGNARFTTVGENYRPALGFVRRRDLREYYVRGNYQPVVSFESLPFIRRFDFEAEYQYIEGQDGEKQTTEFGIQGRVEGHRRDRVEVEYERVFERLTDSFFIRPDAEILPGDYTYGEYSISAGSDQSRRFFAGGSVSTSGFFDGTRTNFTADAGFRHSQYLTIEGGIRHSVIDLPIDNGRFDATVISSSILAAASRNLFAKALIQYDNFSRDLQANIRVDWIHTPGSDLFFVFNTAYHFAGDDEVLFDPRANLLLTDRVAVAKLTYLILL from the coding sequence ATGCGCCCTGCCCTCCTGGTCTTCCTCGCCGTACTGACCGCCGCCCCGGCGTTGGCCCAAAACCATGCCACCCACCGCTGGACGGCCGTGCGCGTGGAGGAAGCCCCCCGGATCGACGGGAATCTGGGCGATGCGGTCTGGCAGCAGATCGAGCCCATCACGGAGTTTATCCAGGTCTGGCCGGAAGACGGCTCCCCCGCGACCGAGCGCTCAGAGGTCCGTATCGCCTACGACCGGGACAATCTCTACTTCGCGTTCAAGTTTTATGACTCCGAACCCGAACTCATTCGCGCAAAGAACCTTGAGCGCGGTGGGCGCAATGACCGGGACGACCACGCCTATATCGCCCTGGACACCTATCAGGACGGGCGCAATGCCTACCTGTTTGAGATGAACGCGCTCGGCACGCAGGACGACGCCACCATCACCGACGAGGGCCTCACCCTGGACAGCTTTTCGTGGGACGCCGTGTTCCGTAGCGAGACGGTCATCGACGACGAGGGCTGGTCCATGGAAGTCTCCATTCCATTCCGGCAACTGCGTTTCCCCAAAGGCGACGAGGTTGAGTTCGGCCTGATGCTCAGCCGCATGGTGAACCGGAAGAATGAACGCAGCCTCTGGCCCGCCATCGGCCTGGAGTTCGGCAACAGCTTCAGTGTGCTGTCGGCCGTGTCGCAATACGGCACGTTGACTGGGATACGCGATGTGCGCCGGGGCAAGAACATCGAGATCAAACCCTACGTGATCACGGGTGCCCAGACCAATCGCCCCGACCTGGCCTTCGAGGCCACAGAGAGCGATTTCACTAGGGACTTCGGAGTGGATCTCAAGTATGGCATTCGCAGTGACCTGACGCTGGATCTGACGGTCAACACGGACTTCGCGCAGGTGGAGGCGGACAACGTGCAGCTGGATCTAAGCCGGTTCAGTCTCTTCTTCCCCGAGAAGCGCGAGTTCTTCCTGGAGCGGTCCGGCCTGTTCCAGCACGGCAATCCGCGGTCCACACAGACCTTCTTTTCGCGTCGGATCGGGCTGTCCGACCAGATCCTCACCGGCGCCCGGCTGACCGGACAAATCGGACGCTTCTCGGTCGGCATGCTCAACATCGAAACCGGGGAGGACATGGGCGACCTGTTCGGCTCGGCTTCGGCCAACAACACCGTCGTCCGCGCACGCACCTCGCTCGGATCGCGGGCCACCGCCGGCGGTATCGTAACCAACCTCGAACGGGCGGACGGCACGTTCAACCGCGCCCTCGGCATCGACGCCCAGCGTCGCTTCTGGGGCGCCAGCAGTCTGACAGGCTGGCTTGCCACCGTGCAGGACTCGGACCCCTCCCAGGAGGACTGGGCAGGCCACGTGGCACTCCGGGTGGGCAACGACACGTACGGAGGCAACGCACGATTTACCACGGTCGGCGAGAATTATCGCCCGGCTCTGGGTTTTGTCAGGCGCAGGGACCTCCGGGAGTACTACGTGCGCGGCAACTACCAGCCCGTGGTTTCTTTCGAGTCACTGCCCTTCATTCGGCGGTTCGATTTCGAAGCCGAGTACCAGTACATCGAAGGCCAGGACGGAGAAAAGCAGACTACGGAGTTCGGCATCCAGGGACGCGTGGAGGGCCACCGCAGAGACCGGGTGGAGGTCGAATACGAGCGTGTGTTCGAGCGCCTCACAGACAGCTTCTTTATCCGACCGGATGCCGAGATCCTGCCGGGCGACTACACCTACGGCGAATACAGCATCTCCGCCGGAAGCGATCAAAGCCGCCGGTTCTTCGCGGGCGGGTCGGTGTCCACCAGTGGCTTCTTCGATGGGACCCGTACAAACTTCACGGCTGACGCCGGATTCAGGCACTCCCAATACCTGACTATCGAGGGGGGCATTCGGCACTCCGTCATCGACCTGCCCATCGACAACGGTCGCTTTGATGCCACCGTGATCTCCAGTTCGATTCTCGCGGCAGCGAGTCGCAATCTGTTCGCCAAGGCACTCATCCAGTACGACAACTTCTCGCGGGACCTGCAGGCCAACATTCGGGTGGATTGGATTCACACACCGGGCAGCGACCTGTTTTTCGTCTTCAATACGGCCTACCATTTTGCCGGCGACGACGAAGTGTTGTTCGATCCGCGCGCCAATCTCCTGCTGACGGACCGCGTAGCGGTCGCCAAACTGACGTACCTGATCCTGCTTTGA
- a CDS encoding phage tail protein encodes MSASFADTRRSFFRRFVASVFGGGLITGAAKASDVPEFRSRPVEPYLGEISMFAGNFAPRGWALCNGQLLSISQHSALFSLLGTFYGGDGRTTFALPDLRGRVPLGSGLGPGLPNFQTGQRGGAATTTLSGANLPSHTHAVTVAGASTPGDTASPESAVWASDPGAYGRSADVQMASDAVQVTPTGGSQPVDNLQPYLAINFIIATTGVFPSRS; translated from the coding sequence ATGTCCGCTTCCTTCGCCGATACCCGCCGTTCTTTCTTCCGCCGCTTCGTTGCCTCCGTCTTTGGTGGAGGCCTGATCACGGGCGCTGCCAAGGCTTCCGACGTTCCTGAATTCCGGTCTCGACCTGTTGAGCCCTACCTCGGGGAGATCAGCATGTTTGCCGGTAACTTTGCGCCGCGTGGGTGGGCGCTGTGCAACGGCCAACTGCTTTCGATTTCGCAGCATTCGGCACTCTTCTCTCTGCTGGGGACTTTCTACGGTGGCGATGGCCGCACGACCTTCGCCCTCCCGGACCTCCGCGGCCGCGTTCCCCTCGGGAGCGGACTCGGACCCGGTCTGCCGAACTTTCAGACTGGACAGCGCGGAGGCGCAGCCACGACCACGCTGTCCGGCGCGAACCTGCCCAGTCACACGCATGCGGTCACCGTAGCAGGCGCCAGCACCCCCGGAGACACCGCTTCTCCGGAGAGCGCGGTCTGGGCGAGCGACCCGGGGGCCTACGGCCGCAGCGCCGACGTCCAGATGGCTTCCGACGCCGTCCAGGTGACCCCAACGGGAGGCTCTCAGCCTGTGGACAACCTTCAGCCGTATCTGGCGATCAACTTCATTATCGCTACCACGGGCGTTTTCCCCAGTCGCAGCTAA
- a CDS encoding protein tyrosine phosphatase family protein, producing MKRLLFLAMAGLLVLPVRGQSAEEDLATIRNYVKVSDELATSGQIAYDQIASLAELGYDVVVNLATASESANALEGYMVVEAGMTYVHIPVSWGEPSMRDLEMFFDVMEMNEDRKVFVHCFANMRASAFTYLYRTLVQGVSEEEAKKAMDPVWDPMELEQWADLIERAQAEHKTD from the coding sequence ATGAAACGACTGCTCTTCCTCGCCATGGCCGGCTTGTTGGTACTGCCCGTGCGAGGCCAGTCCGCCGAAGAGGACCTGGCCACCATTCGCAACTACGTCAAGGTCTCCGACGAGCTCGCAACGTCCGGACAGATCGCCTATGACCAGATCGCCTCCCTGGCCGAGCTCGGCTACGATGTGGTAGTCAACCTGGCCACGGCCTCCGAGAGTGCCAATGCGCTTGAGGGCTATATGGTGGTCGAGGCGGGCATGACCTATGTACACATCCCCGTGTCCTGGGGCGAGCCGTCCATGCGCGACCTGGAGATGTTCTTCGATGTCATGGAGATGAACGAGGATCGCAAGGTGTTCGTGCATTGCTTTGCCAACATGCGTGCGTCGGCATTCACCTATCTGTACCGCACGCTGGTGCAGGGTGTCTCGGAGGAGGAGGCGAAGAAGGCCATGGATCCGGTGTGGGATCCGATGGAGCTGGAGCAGTGGGCCGATCTGATCGAGCGCGCCCAGGCCGAACACAAGACGGACTGA
- a CDS encoding c-type cytochrome, producing MRIVLLCLLFLVPAAELDAQQWSWPERAQNLQVLPADFPGSRIGAVMRGFTRSLGVRCSHCHVGEEGQPLSTYDFASDDNRNKVTARAMLNMLGDINDALDTIEPNGERINMWCHTCHRGTARPGTLQEVLMMTYRADGGEAMLAQYASLRERYYGRGAYDFGENSLNAAGYEVLGLEDYDTAIALFRLNVEHFPQSSNAYDSLAEAYMESGNNELAEIFYRKALELDPNNSNSLEMLRTVKAH from the coding sequence ATGCGCATCGTTCTCCTCTGCCTGCTCTTCCTTGTACCTGCCGCCGAGCTGGATGCGCAGCAGTGGTCCTGGCCTGAGCGGGCCCAGAATCTTCAGGTGCTGCCGGCCGATTTCCCCGGGTCACGCATCGGGGCCGTCATGCGCGGGTTCACGCGATCGCTCGGAGTGCGCTGCTCGCATTGCCACGTGGGTGAGGAGGGGCAGCCGCTGAGTACCTACGACTTTGCCTCGGACGACAACAGGAACAAGGTCACGGCCCGGGCCATGCTGAACATGCTCGGAGACATCAACGATGCGCTCGATACCATCGAGCCGAACGGCGAGCGCATCAACATGTGGTGTCACACGTGCCACCGCGGCACGGCCAGGCCCGGCACGCTGCAGGAAGTGCTGATGATGACCTACCGTGCGGACGGCGGAGAGGCCATGCTGGCGCAGTACGCCAGTCTGCGCGAACGCTACTACGGCCGGGGCGCGTACGACTTCGGTGAGAACTCGCTCAACGCGGCCGGCTACGAAGTGCTCGGCCTCGAGGACTACGACACGGCCATCGCGCTATTCCGGCTGAATGTGGAGCACTTTCCGCAATCGTCGAATGCGTATGACTCGCTCGCAGAAGCCTACATGGAGTCCGGCAACAACGAACTCGCCGAGATCTTCTATCGCAAGGCGCTGGAACTGGACCCCAACAACAGCAACTCCCTGGAGATGCTGAGGACCGTCAAGGCGCACTAG
- a CDS encoding peptidylprolyl isomerase, which produces MALSAPESFDIPGDGDLFVRFNTSAGTITARLFEQEAPRTVANFVGLATGTAEWREPQTGDTVQRPFYDGLVFHRVIPEFMIQFGCPLGTGTGGPGYRFKDEFAAGLRHDKPGMLSMANAGPHTNGSQFFITEVPTPWLDGKHAIFGEVTEGGDLIAEIAAAGNHSTTMESVEIFRA; this is translated from the coding sequence ATGGCTCTCTCCGCCCCTGAATCCTTCGACATTCCCGGCGACGGCGATCTCTTTGTACGCTTCAACACCTCCGCGGGCACCATCACGGCGCGATTGTTTGAGCAGGAGGCCCCCAGGACCGTAGCCAACTTCGTGGGACTGGCGACCGGCACGGCGGAGTGGCGCGAGCCGCAGACCGGCGATACGGTGCAGCGGCCCTTCTACGACGGCCTGGTGTTTCACCGTGTCATCCCCGAGTTCATGATCCAGTTCGGCTGTCCGCTCGGCACCGGTACGGGTGGACCCGGCTACCGCTTCAAAGACGAGTTCGCGGCGGGCTTGCGCCACGACAAGCCGGGCATGCTGTCCATGGCCAACGCTGGACCGCACACCAACGGCAGCCAGTTCTTCATCACGGAAGTTCCCACGCCGTGGCTGGATGGCAAGCACGCGATCTTCGGCGAAGTCACCGAAGGTGGCGATCTGATCGCAGAGATCGCTGCGGCTGGAAACCACAGCACCACCATGGAGAGCGTGGAGATCTTCCGGGCCTGA